In Alteracholeplasma palmae J233, a single genomic region encodes these proteins:
- a CDS encoding YcjF family protein: protein MKKEKTARKFWYAIAIGVVILFLLILISSVLSVGERLSKIHAYIAYAFYGIAFILTYLLIIRPVHIVLFSPSFSVETTLDKTSRRGFRIYKKVAKRLLEQEDIPEASKESIRKAMDNKDELREVLNHTYNHYIKKRINRIVKNHAKTVMISTAISQNGRLDFFTVIVVNLRMIKEIVLVCGFRPSYKNLAKLTINVFTTALIAEGLENIDIQDILPQSTMNTLGEIPLIKPVLSSVTQGISNALLTLRIGIVTRKYLFSDAQEITKETIRRGALIEAAKLLPGVIAEGIILFPKKLFGLFNFGGKKDKTSDENIDKE from the coding sequence ATGAAAAAAGAAAAAACGGCTAGAAAGTTTTGGTATGCTATAGCAATCGGTGTCGTGATATTATTTTTACTGATATTAATCAGTAGTGTTTTATCCGTTGGGGAGCGATTAAGTAAAATACATGCATATATAGCATATGCATTTTATGGTATTGCATTTATATTAACGTACTTACTTATTATTAGACCGGTTCATATAGTTCTTTTTTCTCCATCTTTTTCGGTAGAAACAACCTTAGATAAGACAAGTAGAAGAGGGTTTAGAATATATAAAAAGGTTGCTAAAAGACTTTTAGAACAAGAAGATATACCAGAGGCAAGCAAAGAATCTATTAGAAAAGCCATGGATAATAAAGATGAATTAAGAGAAGTCCTAAACCACACATATAATCATTATATTAAAAAAAGAATTAATAGGATTGTAAAGAATCATGCAAAAACGGTAATGATTTCAACCGCAATCAGTCAAAATGGAAGATTAGATTTCTTTACAGTGATTGTTGTTAATTTAAGAATGATTAAAGAAATTGTATTAGTTTGTGGCTTTAGACCTTCTTATAAGAATTTAGCTAAACTTACAATCAATGTATTTACAACTGCACTGATTGCTGAAGGACTTGAGAATATAGATATTCAAGATATACTACCACAAAGTACAATGAATACGCTGGGGGAAATACCTCTAATTAAACCAGTTTTATCCTCAGTAACTCAAGGAATATCAAACGCACTCTTAACCCTAAGAATAGGCATAGTGACAAGAAAATATTTATTTTCAGATGCCCAAGAGATAACAAAAGAGACAATTAGAAGAGGTGCATTAATTGAAGCTGCTAAATTGTTACCTGGAGTAATAGCAGAAGGCATCATATTATTCCCTAAAAAATTATTTGGATTATTTAACTTTGGTGGCAAAAAGGATAAAACATCTGATGAAAATATAGATAAAGAATAA
- the rplU gene encoding 50S ribosomal protein L21: MFAVIKTGGKQVRVVEGQEIYVEKLDVNENDTYEFTEVLALGGETTVLGQPLVDGAKVVAKVMKQGRGKKIIVFKYKRRKNYRRKQGHRQAYTKLVIEKIIA, encoded by the coding sequence ATGTTTGCAGTAATTAAAACTGGTGGGAAACAAGTTCGTGTTGTTGAAGGTCAAGAAATCTACGTTGAAAAACTGGATGTTAATGAAAATGATACATACGAATTTACAGAAGTTTTAGCACTAGGTGGAGAAACTACAGTTCTTGGTCAACCACTAGTAGATGGTGCTAAAGTAGTGGCTAAAGTTATGAAACAAGGTAGAGGTAAAAAAATTATCGTCTTCAAATATAAGAGAAGAAAAAACTACCGTCGTAAACAAGGTCATAGACAAGCTTATACTAAACTTGTTATAGAAAAAATTATTGCTTAA
- a CDS encoding ribosomal-processing cysteine protease Prp, which produces MIKYSIKKHNDQIQEIKVTGHADYSESGSDIVCASVSTAIILTVNGIEFLGSIKNIEVDLKEGYFNLIVKENDKIVEGLLKNLEYTFEQLKTDYKKYIKNQKKEG; this is translated from the coding sequence ATGATTAAGTATAGTATCAAAAAACATAATGATCAGATACAAGAAATTAAAGTAACAGGACATGCTGATTATTCAGAGTCAGGTTCAGATATTGTATGTGCATCAGTCTCTACAGCAATTATTCTAACGGTTAATGGAATTGAATTTCTAGGATCAATAAAGAATATTGAAGTAGATTTAAAAGAAGGATATTTTAATTTAATAGTAAAAGAAAACGATAAAATCGTTGAAGGTTTGCTTAAAAATTTAGAATATACATTCGAACAACTAAAAACAGATTATAAAAAATATATTAAAAACCAGAAAAAGGAGGGATAA
- the rpmA gene encoding 50S ribosomal protein L27: protein MLKLNIQLFASKKGVGSTRNGRDSHSKRLGAKLSDGQYATAGSIIYRQRGTKIHPGNNVGIGGDDTLFAKVSGVVKFERKGRDRKQVSVYEG from the coding sequence ATGTTAAAACTTAATATACAGTTATTCGCATCTAAAAAAGGTGTTGGGTCAACTAGAAATGGTCGTGACTCACATTCAAAAAGATTAGGCGCTAAATTGTCAGATGGACAATATGCTACTGCTGGTTCAATTATTTACCGTCAAAGAGGAACTAAAATTCATCCAGGTAATAATGTTGGTATCGGTGGAGATGACACATTATTTGCAAAAGTAAGCGGAGTAGTTAAATTCGAAAGAAAAGGCCGCGATCGTAAACAAGTATCAGTGTACGAAGGATAA
- the obgE gene encoding GTPase ObgE: protein MDFIDEVVVEVTAGKGGNGMASFRREKYVEFGGPSGGNGGNGGHVIFIGEEGENTLLKLKYNRHIKAEPGVNGSSKSMHGANATHKYVKVPLGTVVYTLDGRFIGEVLKHGEELIVAKGGRGGKGNQAFASQKDPAPAYAENGDMGEKLKVRLELKVLADVGLIGYPSVGKSTLISVISNAKPKIADYPFTTLVPNLGMVYVGEESFVVADLPGLIENAHLGQGLGIQFLRHIERCRVLVHLISMDSEDPYQDYLAINQELREYNEKIIERPQIVVTNKMDLEDAEQKYEALKEKLPNQVVLPISALTKQNLETLKYEILKTLHENPIVEPVKKEVVYQLEEEIVPFEINKDEEGVYVLSGEVAERLFYRTNFVNEDSVRRFSHQLKGIGVDEALRQMGAKNGDIVRILEYEFEFFD, encoded by the coding sequence ATGGACTTTATTGATGAGGTCGTAGTCGAAGTTACTGCCGGTAAAGGTGGAAACGGAATGGCGTCTTTTAGAAGAGAAAAATACGTAGAATTTGGTGGACCTTCAGGTGGCAATGGTGGTAATGGTGGTCATGTTATCTTTATTGGTGAAGAAGGCGAGAATACATTATTAAAACTTAAATATAATAGACATATAAAGGCTGAACCAGGAGTTAATGGTTCAAGCAAATCAATGCATGGTGCTAATGCTACGCACAAATATGTTAAAGTTCCATTAGGGACAGTTGTTTATACACTTGATGGTAGATTTATCGGAGAAGTGTTAAAACACGGAGAAGAATTAATTGTCGCTAAAGGTGGTAGAGGCGGAAAAGGAAATCAAGCCTTTGCTAGTCAAAAAGATCCTGCACCTGCTTATGCTGAAAATGGGGATATGGGAGAAAAACTAAAAGTAAGATTAGAGCTTAAGGTTTTAGCTGATGTTGGATTAATTGGATATCCAAGTGTTGGAAAGTCAACACTTATATCTGTTATTTCTAATGCTAAGCCTAAAATCGCTGATTATCCATTTACTACACTTGTACCAAACTTAGGGATGGTATATGTAGGAGAGGAAAGTTTTGTGGTTGCTGACTTACCAGGTCTTATTGAAAATGCTCACTTAGGACAAGGATTAGGTATACAGTTTTTAAGACATATTGAAAGATGTAGAGTACTTGTTCATTTGATTAGTATGGATAGTGAAGATCCTTATCAAGATTATCTAGCAATTAATCAAGAACTGCGTGAATATAACGAAAAAATTATAGAACGCCCACAAATTGTTGTAACTAATAAAATGGATTTAGAAGATGCAGAACAAAAATATGAAGCATTAAAAGAAAAATTACCAAATCAAGTAGTGTTACCTATTTCAGCTTTAACTAAACAAAATTTAGAAACACTTAAGTATGAAATATTAAAGACACTACATGAAAATCCTATTGTTGAACCAGTTAAAAAAGAAGTTGTTTATCAATTAGAAGAAGAAATAGTACCATTTGAAATTAACAAAGATGAGGAAGGAGTTTATGTCTTATCAGGAGAAGTTGCTGAGAGATTATTCTACCGTACAAACTTTGTTAATGAAGATTCAGTTAGAAGGTTTTCACATCAACTAAAAGGAATAGGTGTTGATGAAGCTCTAAGACAAATGGGGGCTAAAAATGGAGACATTGTTAGAATTTTAGAATATGAATTTGAATTTTTTGACTAA
- the ruvA gene encoding Holliday junction branch migration protein RuvA, with protein MYGYIKGKITKIVAEYIIVENNGIGYQIISPSPYDYEIDDEVVVFTYLHVREDIFLLYGFKDTETLDLFKKLLSVSGIGPKSALSIVAASNSNDVLNAIENGDVKYLTKFPGIGNKSAQQIILDLKGKLIVVNENKLIPDIGKDVSEALLALGYSKVEIAKAIKHINLDQKIELAVKEALVWLLK; from the coding sequence ATGTACGGATATATAAAAGGGAAAATAACAAAGATTGTAGCAGAATATATTATTGTTGAGAATAACGGAATTGGCTATCAAATTATTAGCCCATCACCTTATGATTATGAAATCGATGATGAAGTAGTAGTTTTTACTTATCTACATGTCAGAGAAGACATCTTTTTACTCTATGGATTTAAAGATACAGAGACGCTTGATTTATTTAAAAAACTTCTAAGTGTTTCAGGGATTGGACCTAAAAGTGCTTTATCGATTGTTGCGGCATCCAATAGTAATGATGTATTAAATGCTATTGAAAATGGTGATGTTAAATACTTAACAAAATTTCCTGGTATTGGAAATAAATCAGCTCAACAAATCATTCTTGATTTAAAAGGAAAATTAATTGTAGTGAATGAAAATAAACTTATACCTGATATAGGAAAAGATGTTTCAGAAGCTTTATTGGCGCTAGGATATAGCAAAGTTGAAATTGCTAAAGCAATTAAACATATCAATCTAGACCAAAAAATAGAATTAGCCGTTAAAGAAGCACTCGTTTGGCTTTTAAAATAA
- the ruvB gene encoding Holliday junction branch migration DNA helicase RuvB, translating into MKDNNLLTNMALKEDEEQTLRPQMLSQYIGQSDLKEMLSIYVKAALKREESLDHILLYGAPGLGKTTLAQIIANEMGVNIKITSGPAIERSGDLAALLSSLQPGDVLFIDEIHRLPRYVEEVLYSAMEDYVIDIIIGKDTESRSIRIELPPFTLIGATTRFGDLSAPLRDRFGAVMRLTYYKQEELEQIVSRTADVYQNKIDALAVKELARRSRGTPRIANRLFRRVRDFAEIMTDGFVNEEITKLALTKLGIDRNGLDESDYLYLKGIVERFKGGPVGLESLAATIGEEVGTIEDVYEPYLLQEGYIIRTPRGRVATKLAYDLLGIKYYEGMLE; encoded by the coding sequence ATGAAAGATAATAATTTATTGACAAACATGGCATTAAAAGAAGATGAGGAACAAACTCTAAGACCTCAGATGCTCTCACAATATATAGGACAATCAGACTTAAAAGAAATGCTTTCTATCTATGTAAAAGCTGCTTTGAAAAGAGAAGAATCATTGGATCATATTTTATTATATGGGGCACCAGGTCTAGGAAAAACCACGCTTGCTCAAATTATTGCAAATGAGATGGGAGTTAATATAAAAATAACATCAGGTCCAGCGATTGAAAGAAGTGGAGATTTAGCTGCTTTATTAAGTTCTTTACAACCTGGAGATGTTTTATTCATTGATGAAATCCATCGTTTACCAAGATATGTAGAAGAAGTGCTATATTCTGCTATGGAAGATTATGTAATTGATATTATTATTGGAAAAGATACAGAATCAAGATCAATTCGAATTGAATTACCACCATTTACACTTATTGGAGCAACCACAAGGTTCGGAGATTTATCAGCACCGTTAAGAGATAGATTTGGCGCAGTGATGCGCTTAACTTATTATAAACAAGAAGAATTAGAACAAATAGTTTCTAGAACTGCGGATGTTTATCAGAACAAAATTGATGCATTAGCGGTTAAAGAACTTGCAAGAAGATCTAGGGGAACACCAAGAATCGCAAACAGACTTTTTAGAAGAGTGAGAGATTTTGCAGAAATTATGACCGATGGATTTGTTAATGAAGAGATTACTAAATTAGCATTAACTAAATTAGGAATTGATAGGAATGGCTTAGATGAAAGTGATTACCTTTATTTAAAAGGAATTGTTGAGAGATTCAAAGGTGGACCTGTGGGATTAGAATCCCTAGCAGCAACCATTGGTGAAGAAGTAGGTACCATTGAAGATGTTTATGAACCATATCTTTTACAAGAAGGCTACATTATAAGAACGCCAAGAGGTAGGGTTGCAACTAAACTAGCCTATGATTTACTAGGAATTAAATATTATGAAGGAATGTTAGAATAA
- the queA gene encoding tRNA preQ1(34) S-adenosylmethionine ribosyltransferase-isomerase QueA, which yields MNTNDFDFNLPEHLIAQHPSEKRDNSRLMVLNRKDETIEHKHFYDIIDYLDENSCLVINDTKVLPARLLGIKKDTHAAIEVLLLKELEKDVWEALTKPAKRVKVGTLVTFGDGLLELECIDVKEDGIRHFKLHYKGILIEVLEKLGTMPLPPYIVEKLDDQSRYQTVYADVLGSSAAPTAGLHFTKELLEKIKQKGIEIIPVTLHVGLGTFRPVSVENVLEHHMHEETYILTEEVTEKLNQAVLNKKTIVAVGTTSVRTLESNFDGKFHAGKFDTKIFIYPGYKFKVVNQLITNFHLPKSTLMMLISAFATKEYIKKAYSNAIDHEYRFFSFGDSMFIK from the coding sequence ATGAATACAAACGATTTTGATTTCAATTTACCAGAGCATTTAATTGCACAACACCCAAGTGAAAAAAGAGATAATTCAAGACTGATGGTCTTAAATAGAAAAGATGAAACCATTGAGCATAAACATTTCTATGACATTATTGACTATCTTGATGAAAATAGTTGTTTAGTGATTAATGATACGAAAGTTTTACCGGCAAGACTTCTTGGAATAAAAAAAGATACTCATGCAGCAATCGAAGTCTTATTATTAAAAGAATTAGAAAAAGATGTGTGGGAAGCTTTAACTAAACCGGCTAAAAGAGTAAAAGTTGGGACATTAGTAACATTCGGTGATGGATTATTAGAATTAGAATGTATAGATGTAAAAGAAGATGGAATTAGACATTTCAAATTACACTATAAAGGTATTTTAATTGAAGTATTAGAAAAATTAGGAACTATGCCATTACCACCATATATTGTTGAAAAGCTAGACGATCAATCAAGATATCAAACAGTATATGCAGACGTTTTAGGAAGTTCAGCAGCCCCTACAGCGGGACTGCATTTCACAAAAGAATTGCTAGAAAAAATTAAACAAAAAGGGATAGAAATTATCCCAGTAACACTACATGTGGGACTTGGAACATTTAGACCGGTATCAGTAGAAAATGTTTTGGAGCACCATATGCATGAAGAAACCTATATTTTAACAGAAGAAGTTACAGAAAAATTGAACCAAGCAGTTTTAAATAAAAAAACAATTGTTGCGGTAGGAACAACTTCCGTTAGAACACTTGAAAGTAATTTTGATGGCAAATTTCATGCTGGAAAATTTGACACTAAAATATTTATTTATCCAGGCTATAAATTTAAAGTTGTTAATCAACTGATTACTAATTTTCATTTACCTAAATCAACTTTAATGATGTTAATAAGTGCTTTTGCTACAAAAGAGTATATAAAAAAAGCCTATAGCAATGCTATAGACCATGAATATAGATTTTTTAGTTTTGGAGACTCAATGTTTATTAAATAA
- a CDS encoding undecaprenyl-diphosphate phosphatase, translating to MTEFIEIIKYIFLGIIQGVTEIFPVSSSGHLSIFSKIFNVDTNNLTIFLMITNAGSFLALLWYYKKDVLGLISGSWNFIFKKKSRNEEQKINDKSEFNYVLKLILAAIPIGITGLLLKDHLPNNLLSTGIALLVTSILLFTIYSLRNRSYTNNVTFKNAAIIGLFQAFAVFPGLSRSGITIVGGQAQKINLKDTLRFSFLCYLLISVPVTLLGIYDMFHTNEPIHILGYSLAFVFSFLGSLFTVKLMNKYVKVKNLIYFSIYCLIIGVTSIILFVI from the coding sequence ATGACAGAATTTATCGAAATTATAAAATATATCTTTTTAGGTATTATCCAAGGTGTTACAGAGATTTTCCCAGTATCAAGTAGTGGGCACTTATCTATTTTTTCAAAAATTTTCAATGTAGATACAAACAATCTTACTATTTTTCTTATGATTACCAATGCAGGTTCTTTCTTAGCTCTACTTTGGTATTATAAAAAAGATGTTTTAGGTTTAATTAGTGGTTCTTGGAACTTTATATTTAAGAAAAAAAGTAGAAATGAAGAACAAAAAATTAATGATAAAAGCGAATTTAATTATGTTTTAAAACTAATCTTAGCAGCTATCCCAATTGGAATTACAGGTCTTTTATTAAAAGATCACTTGCCTAACAATTTATTATCTACTGGTATAGCATTACTAGTTACTAGTATCTTATTATTTACTATTTATTCTTTAAGAAATAGATCCTATACTAATAATGTCACTTTTAAAAATGCCGCAATCATTGGTTTATTCCAGGCGTTTGCAGTATTTCCTGGTTTATCAAGAAGTGGAATTACTATTGTCGGTGGTCAAGCTCAAAAAATAAATTTAAAAGATACTTTAAGATTTTCATTTTTATGTTATTTACTCATATCAGTTCCAGTTACTTTATTAGGTATTTATGATATGTTTCATACAAATGAACCTATTCACATTCTTGGTTATTCTCTTGCTTTTGTATTTAGTTTTTTAGGATCATTATTCACAGTTAAATTAATGAATAAATATGTAAAAGTTAAAAACTTAATTTATTTTTCAATTTACTGTTTAATTATCGGTGTGACTTCAATTATATTATTTGTTATTTAA
- a CDS encoding phosphotransferase system (PTS), EIIB component (glucose), producing MNLYIDNMTLIITASAVFAVLILLFLVIFFMRLKKAKTKETVKIDNNYIQSILEALGTKNNIESIKLDNKRLKVLVKDTKKLNQTLFNELDTPAFLVGKELKILVKYSPEVVLEGLNNIRNEEV from the coding sequence ATGAATCTATATATAGATAATATGACCTTGATTATTACTGCTTCAGCAGTGTTTGCGGTGCTTATTCTTTTATTTTTAGTTATTTTCTTTATGAGACTAAAAAAGGCAAAAACAAAAGAAACGGTAAAAATCGATAATAATTATATTCAATCAATTTTAGAAGCATTAGGGACTAAAAATAATATTGAAAGTATTAAATTAGATAATAAAAGGCTAAAAGTACTAGTAAAAGATACTAAGAAGCTTAACCAAACATTATTTAATGAACTTGACACACCAGCGTTTTTAGTAGGTAAAGAATTAAAAATACTAGTTAAATATTCACCTGAAGTAGTATTAGAGGGATTAAATAATATAAGAAATGAGGAAGTATAA
- a CDS encoding HPr family phosphocarrier protein, whose amino-acid sequence MRRKFLIVAEYGLHARPATRLVNQAMGYQSEISLTAMNRTVNLKSIMGVMSLGIYNGEEVIVHTEGSDAQQALDAITDFIVTEGLGRVVNE is encoded by the coding sequence ATGAGAAGAAAATTTTTAATTGTTGCAGAATATGGATTACATGCAAGACCAGCTACTCGCCTAGTTAATCAAGCGATGGGCTACCAGTCAGAAATATCATTAACAGCAATGAATAGAACAGTTAACTTAAAATCAATTATGGGAGTCATGTCATTAGGAATATACAATGGTGAAGAAGTTATTGTTCACACAGAAGGTTCAGATGCGCAACAAGCGCTAGATGCCATAACCGATTTTATCGTAACAGAAGGTTTAGGCAGAGTAGTTAATGAATAA
- a CDS encoding undecaprenyl phosphate translocase family protein, with product MNNIKKISKSILVGIGAILPGVSGGMIAASFNIYKDLIEALNKVTKHPIKAVLSIWQYLVGIFIGVLLGFLLVKILFKYIPIESTLLFIGLILGGIPEILFFARKKEYDFKAYLTSAIGFLLMIAVIFLNNLSTGSIVNTNIFIWIVVGFIVALSFIIPGISGTMILLVLGFYKPLLDLATEVMKEVSTFKFHLLKDNILDMLAIVIGLILAVILLSKLVSILLNKKPERFYQFVLGIIIASPINIIYSLNNDLGDGQIFDFSKYWLSWLIGIALIPLGVYIARIFAKGEKDETKEN from the coding sequence ATGAATAATATTAAAAAAATTAGCAAAAGCATTTTAGTAGGAATAGGAGCAATCCTGCCAGGAGTTAGTGGTGGTATGATTGCGGCTTCATTTAATATCTATAAAGATTTAATTGAAGCATTAAATAAAGTGACTAAACATCCAATTAAAGCAGTTTTAAGCATATGGCAGTATTTAGTTGGAATTTTTATAGGGGTACTTTTAGGTTTCCTACTGGTAAAAATATTATTTAAATATATACCTATTGAATCTACACTTTTATTTATTGGATTAATTCTTGGTGGAATCCCTGAAATACTATTTTTTGCAAGAAAAAAAGAATATGATTTCAAAGCATACTTAACAAGTGCAATTGGTTTTTTACTAATGATTGCGGTTATATTTTTAAATAATTTAAGCACAGGCTCAATAGTTAATACAAATATATTTATTTGGATCGTAGTTGGATTTATAGTTGCATTAAGTTTTATTATTCCAGGTATTAGCGGGACAATGATTTTATTAGTATTAGGTTTTTATAAACCATTATTAGATTTAGCAACAGAAGTCATGAAAGAAGTTTCAACTTTTAAATTTCATTTATTAAAAGATAATATATTAGATATGTTAGCAATTGTCATTGGACTAATTTTAGCAGTTATTCTATTATCAAAATTAGTTTCAATATTATTAAATAAAAAACCAGAGAGATTTTATCAGTTTGTATTAGGTATTATTATTGCATCACCAATTAATATCATCTATAGTTTAAATAATGATCTTGGTGATGGACAAATATTTGATTTTAGCAAATACTGGCTTTCGTGGCTGATAGGAATTGCTTTAATTCCTTTAGGTGTTTATATCGCAAGAATTTTTGCAAAAGGTGAAAAAGATGAGACAAAAGAAAATTAA
- the trmB gene encoding tRNA (guanosine(46)-N7)-methyltransferase TrmB: protein MRQKKIKGIDSLYLEKKGVITKVTPLVFPEGNKIFVEIGSGKGDFITSLAKDHPNDSFVAIEKIDSVCYRIWQKKDELKLENLTIILDDAIYLEEYFKSYKVDQIYLNFSDPWPKARHHKRRLTYSTFLTKYKNVLKKEGELQLRTDHLELFNDSLEYIEKVFDITKEDRNLAVSKYMTEYEVKKRKTGPIYQLNAKVQS from the coding sequence ATGAGACAAAAGAAAATTAAAGGAATTGATTCGTTATATTTAGAGAAAAAAGGAGTTATTACTAAAGTAACTCCTTTAGTATTTCCAGAAGGAAACAAAATCTTTGTTGAAATAGGAAGTGGAAAAGGTGATTTTATAACTTCACTAGCCAAAGATCATCCTAACGACTCGTTTGTAGCAATTGAAAAAATTGATAGTGTCTGTTATAGAATATGGCAAAAGAAAGATGAACTTAAATTAGAGAATCTAACAATTATTTTAGATGATGCGATTTATTTAGAAGAATACTTTAAGAGTTATAAAGTAGATCAAATTTATCTTAATTTTTCCGATCCATGGCCTAAAGCTAGACACCATAAGAGAAGACTAACTTATTCAACTTTCTTGACAAAATACAAAAATGTATTAAAAAAAGAAGGAGAATTACAGCTAAGAACAGATCATTTGGAATTATTTAATGACAGTTTAGAATATATAGAGAAAGTATTTGATATTACTAAAGAAGATAGAAATCTAGCTGTTAGTAAATATATGACAGAATATGAAGTTAAAAAAAGAAAAACAGGACCAATATATCAATTAAACGCGAAGGTGCAATCATGA
- a CDS encoding M42 family metallopeptidase yields MNKIYEELMNLPGISGHEQRVRKYIKDYMQKYSKAYEIVQDNLGSIFAVKKSKNKNAKTVMVAGHMDEVGLIVAKILDNGLIVLHNIGGLTGEVFVSQVMHVYTKNDEVIKGIIGSIPPHLKKEQSNAIADLRLDIGATSKEEVLSWGVSLGDMVLFANQFSYTHDKKRVISKAIDNRYGCGLALEVIAEFSDKELPFNLVVGTTVQEEVGLRGAETSVNLFNPEIFIALDASPVNDLLDPVNSLAKLGAGFLLRMYDPRNIMHKGLMSYFISLANDHDIKFQYFTSMGGTDAAKALDMNEGVLATTIGLPSRYIHSTAAMMDISDLDEARKMIFQVLKDLDDKKIKKLLEANR; encoded by the coding sequence ATGAATAAAATATACGAAGAATTAATGAATTTACCAGGAATCAGTGGGCATGAACAAAGAGTAAGAAAATACATTAAAGACTACATGCAAAAATATAGTAAAGCATATGAAATAGTTCAAGATAATTTAGGATCAATTTTTGCAGTTAAAAAATCTAAAAATAAAAACGCTAAAACAGTTATGGTTGCTGGCCACATGGATGAAGTTGGGCTGATTGTTGCTAAAATACTTGATAATGGATTGATTGTTTTACATAATATTGGTGGGCTTACCGGAGAAGTCTTTGTTTCCCAAGTTATGCATGTCTATACTAAAAACGATGAAGTCATTAAAGGTATTATTGGATCTATCCCACCACATTTAAAGAAAGAACAAAGTAATGCAATTGCTGACTTAAGATTAGATATAGGAGCAACTTCAAAAGAAGAAGTTTTATCTTGGGGAGTATCATTAGGAGATATGGTTTTATTTGCTAATCAATTCTCATACACTCATGATAAAAAAAGAGTTATTTCTAAAGCGATAGATAACAGATATGGGTGTGGACTTGCATTAGAAGTGATTGCTGAATTTAGTGATAAAGAATTACCATTTAATTTAGTAGTAGGAACAACTGTTCAAGAAGAAGTAGGATTAAGAGGTGCTGAAACGAGTGTTAACTTATTTAACCCAGAAATTTTTATAGCACTTGATGCATCCCCTGTAAATGATTTATTAGATCCAGTTAACAGTCTTGCAAAATTAGGAGCTGGATTCCTGCTTAGAATGTATGACCCTAGAAATATTATGCACAAAGGATTAATGTCATACTTTATTTCTTTGGCAAATGATCATGATATAAAGTTCCAATACTTTACATCAATGGGTGGAACTGATGCAGCTAAAGCACTTGATATGAATGAAGGTGTTTTAGCAACAACAATTGGCTTACCTTCAAGATATATTCATTCAACAGCAGCAATGATGGATATAAGTGATTTAGATGAAGCAAGAAAAATGATCTTTCAGGTTTTAAAAGACCTTGATGATAAAAAAATAAAAAAATTATTGGAGGCTAATAGATGA